One window of the Archangium primigenium genome contains the following:
- a CDS encoding CocE/NonD family hydrolase, protein MFPIRHLMVLGLVALAAPARAQPPRPPEPPVNERASYLRAHYTKFEYRIPMRDGVKLFTAVYIPNDASPTRRYPFLLVRTPYTVAPYGTDRYSERLGPTEAYEKDGFIFVNQDVRGRNMSEGEFVNVRPHLDVKKGPQDIDESSDTYDTLAWLLKNVAHNNGRAGQWGISYPGFYTSAGVIDSHPALKAVSPQAPIADWFWDDMHRHGAFNLVLAFDFFSTFGRPRPQPTAEQGWKPFEHGTPDGYQFFLDLGPLGNADTRHFKGDVAFWKELAAHPNYDAFWRARNLLPHLKNIKAAVLTVGGWYDTEDLYGPLRTYAAIEKQNPGISNTLMMGPWSHGGWLGSEGRALGDADFGFPTARTYQELGFTFFKHHLKGGEAPDLPEALVFETGANRWRRFDTWPPKGVREQRLYFQPRQGLSFQAPTQAAPSFAEYVSDPAKPVPYTTEITPRWAKNYMTEDQRFAARRPDVLVFQTEPLEKDLTLAGPLEAELWVSTTGSDADWVVKLIDVNPGKLPGTSRQSEQEGVENRGHQQTLVRGEPFRGRFRESYGEPKAFTPGEVTKVRFVINDVLHTFQRGHRLMIQVQSSWFPFIDRNPQTFVPNIFEAKEEDFVRATHRVYHEASHPSALKVNVLPALAE, encoded by the coding sequence ATGTTCCCCATCCGCCACCTCATGGTGCTCGGGCTCGTCGCGCTCGCCGCGCCCGCGCGTGCCCAGCCCCCCCGGCCTCCCGAGCCCCCCGTGAACGAGCGCGCCAGCTATCTGCGCGCGCACTACACCAAGTTCGAGTACCGCATCCCCATGCGCGACGGCGTGAAGCTCTTCACCGCCGTCTACATCCCCAACGACGCGAGCCCCACCAGGCGCTATCCCTTCTTGCTCGTGCGCACGCCCTACACGGTCGCGCCCTACGGCACGGACCGCTACTCCGAGCGGCTCGGGCCCACCGAGGCGTACGAGAAGGACGGCTTCATCTTCGTCAACCAGGACGTGCGCGGCCGCAACATGTCCGAGGGCGAGTTCGTCAACGTGCGCCCGCACCTGGACGTGAAGAAGGGCCCCCAGGACATCGACGAGAGCAGCGACACGTACGACACCCTCGCCTGGCTGCTCAAGAACGTGGCGCACAACAATGGCCGCGCGGGCCAGTGGGGCATCTCCTACCCCGGCTTCTACACGTCCGCGGGTGTCATCGACTCGCACCCCGCGCTCAAGGCCGTGTCCCCCCAGGCGCCCATCGCGGACTGGTTCTGGGACGACATGCACCGCCACGGCGCCTTCAACCTGGTGCTCGCCTTCGACTTCTTCTCCACCTTCGGCCGGCCCCGGCCGCAGCCCACCGCCGAGCAGGGCTGGAAGCCCTTCGAGCACGGCACGCCGGACGGCTACCAGTTCTTCCTGGACCTCGGCCCCCTGGGCAACGCCGACACGCGCCACTTCAAGGGCGACGTGGCCTTCTGGAAGGAGCTCGCCGCGCACCCCAACTACGACGCGTTCTGGCGCGCGCGCAACCTGCTGCCGCACCTCAAGAACATCAAGGCCGCCGTGCTGACGGTGGGCGGCTGGTACGACACCGAGGACCTGTACGGCCCGCTGCGCACCTACGCCGCCATCGAGAAGCAGAACCCCGGCATCTCCAACACCCTGATGATGGGGCCCTGGTCGCACGGCGGGTGGCTCGGCAGCGAGGGCCGCGCCCTGGGCGACGCCGACTTCGGCTTCCCCACGGCGCGCACCTACCAGGAGCTGGGCTTCACCTTCTTCAAGCACCACCTCAAGGGCGGCGAGGCGCCGGACCTGCCCGAGGCCCTGGTGTTCGAGACGGGCGCCAACCGCTGGCGCCGCTTCGACACCTGGCCGCCCAAGGGCGTGCGCGAGCAGCGGCTCTACTTCCAGCCCCGGCAGGGCCTGTCGTTCCAGGCCCCCACCCAGGCCGCGCCCTCCTTCGCCGAGTACGTGAGCGATCCGGCCAAGCCCGTGCCCTACACGACGGAGATCACCCCGCGCTGGGCGAAGAACTACATGACCGAGGATCAGCGCTTCGCGGCGCGCCGGCCCGACGTGCTCGTCTTCCAGACGGAGCCCTTGGAGAAGGATCTCACGCTCGCGGGCCCGCTGGAGGCGGAGCTGTGGGTGTCCACCACGGGCAGCGACGCGGACTGGGTGGTGAAGCTCATCGACGTCAACCCCGGCAAGCTGCCCGGCACCTCGCGGCAGTCCGAGCAGGAGGGTGTGGAGAACCGGGGCCACCAGCAGACGCTGGTGCGCGGCGAGCCCTTCCGGGGCCGCTTCCGTGAGAGCTACGGCGAGCCCAAGGCCTTCACGCCGGGCGAGGTGACCAAGGTGCGCTTCGTCATCAACGACGTGCTGCACACCTTCCAGCGCGGGCACCGGCTGATGATCCAGGTGCAGTCGAGCTGGTTTCCCTTCATCGACCGCAACCCGCAGACCTTCGTGCCCAACATCTTCGAGGCGAAGGAGGAGGACTTCGTGCGCGCCACGCACCGCGTGTACCACGAGGCCTCGCACCCGAGCGCCCTCAAGGTGAACGTGCTGCCGGCGCTGGCGGAGTGA
- the fadJ gene encoding fatty acid oxidation complex subunit alpha FadJ: MAATVAHEVEVKNGFGYQVSEGVALIVIDQEGEPVNTLSPATGEAFTALMARAEKDPTVKAVVFLSGKKDSFIAGAKIDFLQTMRTAEEATAASRAGQREFDRLEAFPKPVVAAIHGACLGGGLEWALACTYRIATDSPKTSIGLPEVQLGLLPGAGGTQRLPALIGAQAALDIILAGKSVKAAKAKKLGMVDEVVPVPLLREVALRRALELAAGTLKVKRSRGQGLKAVAQQGKKGLGGLLQGLANREMWAEVALEDNPLGRKILFDQARKQLRKKTRGKFPAPEKALEAIRVGLESGRAAGLEAEARLFGELVVSDVSKRLVEIFFATTALKKENGTAKPDVKARPVKKVGVLGGGLMGGGIAYVSAVLQGVPVRVKDKDDAGVGRALKQVQGILDERVKRRSLTWREAAQKQSLVTGGTDYAGFKSVDVVIEAVFEDLALKRRILGEVEAVTRDDTIFASNTSSIPITQLAEGARRPEQIIGMHYFSPVHKMPLLEIITHKGTADWVTATCVEIGKKQGKTVIVVNDGPGFYTSRILAPYMNEAAYLLAEGADIAELDKAVVDFGFPVGPITLLDEVGIDVAQKVGPIMEAAFGKRMVAPKAFEKVVADGRLGRKNQKGFYTYDGKKKEVDTSIYELLPHGKNRKSLDAREMAERCALQMVNEAIRCLGEGILRSPRDGDVGAIFGLGFPPFLGGPFRYAESLGLGELLRRLEHYHDKYGERFAPAPLLFEKVKAGETFYPRGA, translated from the coding sequence ATGGCTGCCACGGTTGCGCACGAGGTCGAGGTGAAGAACGGCTTTGGCTATCAGGTGAGCGAGGGCGTCGCGCTCATCGTCATCGACCAGGAGGGCGAGCCGGTCAACACGCTCTCGCCCGCCACGGGTGAGGCGTTCACGGCGCTGATGGCGCGCGCGGAGAAGGACCCGACCGTCAAGGCGGTGGTGTTCCTCTCTGGCAAGAAGGACAGCTTCATCGCGGGGGCGAAGATCGACTTCCTGCAGACGATGCGCACGGCGGAGGAGGCCACGGCCGCCTCGCGCGCCGGGCAGCGGGAGTTCGACCGGCTCGAGGCGTTCCCCAAGCCCGTGGTGGCGGCCATCCACGGCGCGTGTCTGGGCGGAGGCCTGGAGTGGGCGCTCGCGTGTACCTACCGCATCGCCACCGACAGCCCGAAGACGTCCATCGGCCTGCCCGAGGTGCAACTGGGCCTGTTGCCCGGCGCGGGCGGCACCCAGCGGCTGCCGGCGCTCATCGGCGCGCAGGCCGCGCTGGACATCATCCTCGCGGGCAAGAGCGTGAAGGCCGCCAAGGCCAAGAAGCTCGGCATGGTGGACGAGGTGGTGCCGGTGCCGCTGTTGCGTGAGGTGGCGCTGCGGCGCGCCCTGGAGCTGGCGGCGGGCACGCTCAAGGTGAAGCGCTCCCGGGGCCAGGGGCTCAAGGCGGTGGCGCAGCAGGGCAAGAAGGGCCTGGGGGGCCTCCTGCAGGGGCTCGCCAACCGGGAGATGTGGGCCGAGGTGGCGCTGGAGGACAACCCGCTCGGCCGGAAGATCCTCTTCGACCAGGCGCGCAAGCAGCTGCGCAAGAAGACGCGCGGCAAGTTCCCCGCGCCCGAGAAGGCGCTCGAGGCCATCCGCGTGGGCCTGGAGTCCGGCCGCGCGGCGGGGCTGGAGGCCGAGGCCCGGCTGTTCGGCGAGCTGGTGGTGTCCGACGTCTCCAAGCGCCTGGTGGAGATCTTCTTCGCCACCACCGCGCTCAAGAAGGAGAACGGCACGGCGAAGCCGGACGTGAAGGCGCGCCCGGTGAAGAAGGTGGGCGTGCTCGGCGGCGGGCTCATGGGCGGCGGCATCGCCTACGTGAGCGCGGTGCTCCAGGGCGTGCCGGTGCGCGTGAAGGACAAGGACGACGCGGGCGTGGGCCGCGCGCTCAAGCAGGTGCAGGGCATCCTGGATGAGCGCGTGAAGCGCCGCTCGCTCACCTGGCGCGAGGCGGCCCAGAAGCAATCGCTCGTCACGGGTGGCACCGACTACGCGGGCTTCAAGAGCGTGGACGTGGTCATCGAGGCCGTGTTCGAGGACCTGGCCCTCAAGCGCCGCATCCTCGGCGAGGTGGAAGCCGTCACGCGCGACGACACCATCTTCGCCTCCAACACCTCCAGCATCCCCATCACCCAGCTGGCCGAGGGCGCCCGCCGGCCCGAGCAGATCATCGGCATGCATTACTTCAGTCCGGTGCACAAGATGCCCCTGCTGGAGATCATCACCCACAAGGGCACGGCCGACTGGGTGACGGCCACGTGCGTGGAGATCGGCAAGAAGCAGGGCAAGACGGTCATCGTCGTCAACGACGGGCCGGGCTTCTACACCTCGCGCATCCTCGCGCCGTACATGAACGAGGCGGCGTACCTCCTGGCCGAGGGCGCGGACATCGCCGAACTGGACAAGGCGGTGGTGGACTTCGGCTTCCCCGTGGGGCCCATCACCCTGCTGGACGAGGTGGGCATCGACGTGGCCCAGAAGGTGGGCCCCATCATGGAGGCCGCCTTCGGCAAGCGCATGGTGGCGCCCAAGGCGTTCGAGAAGGTCGTGGCCGACGGTCGGCTCGGCCGCAAGAACCAGAAGGGCTTCTACACCTACGACGGCAAGAAGAAGGAGGTGGACACCTCCATCTACGAGCTGCTGCCCCACGGCAAGAACCGCAAGAGTCTGGACGCGCGCGAGATGGCCGAGCGCTGCGCCCTGCAGATGGTCAACGAGGCCATCCGCTGCCTGGGCGAGGGCATCCTGCGCAGCCCGCGCGACGGGGACGTGGGGGCCATCTTCGGCCTCGGCTTCCCGCCGTTCCTCGGCGGGCCCTTCCGCTACGCGGAGAGCCTGGGCCTGGGCGAGCTGCTGCGGCGGCTGGAGCACTACCACGACAAGTACGGCGAGCGCTTCGCCCCCGCGCCCCTGCTCTTCGAGAAGGTGAAGGCGGGCGAGACGTTCTACCCGCGCGGCGCCTGA